One window of Nostoc sp. C052 genomic DNA carries:
- a CDS encoding photosystem I protein PsaX, with product MTAKTKISPVADSGAKPPYAYRTGWALFLLAINFLVAAYYFHIIE from the coding sequence ATGACTGCTAAAACTAAGATTTCCCCAGTTGCCGACAGTGGAGCTAAACCTCCCTACGCTTATCGCACAGGCTGGGCACTGTTCTTGTTAGCTATCAATTTCCTGGTAGCAGCCTACTATTTCCACATTATTGAGTAA
- the lipA gene encoding lipoyl synthase yields the protein MIASQQAELKSEITAMPSWLRRSIGKASEISTVQRIIKQRQIHTICEEGRCPNRGECYAQKTATFLLMGPTCTRSCAFCQVDKGHAPMPLDLEEPEKVAQAVQLLGLRYVVLTSVARDDLPDQGAGHFVKTIATIRQLNPETQIEVLTPDFWGGAGIGESGQRQRIEMIVKAKPACFNHNIETVRRLTGPVRRGAKYDRSLLVLAMVKEIDSTIPTKSGLMLGHGETLDEVIEAMTDLRAVGCDRLTIGQYMRPSLEHLPVQKYWTPEEFDQLGRLAWEMGFNHVRSGPLVRSSYHAGEEGAGEAGEQGAGGRG from the coding sequence ATGATTGCGTCACAACAAGCCGAACTAAAGTCTGAAATTACGGCAATGCCTAGCTGGTTACGTCGCTCGATTGGCAAAGCCAGTGAAATCTCTACCGTACAACGCATTATTAAGCAGCGCCAAATTCACACGATTTGTGAAGAAGGACGCTGCCCTAACCGTGGAGAGTGCTACGCCCAAAAAACTGCAACTTTCTTGCTAATGGGGCCTACCTGCACACGCTCTTGTGCTTTCTGTCAAGTAGATAAAGGTCATGCACCAATGCCTCTTGATTTAGAGGAACCTGAAAAGGTCGCCCAGGCGGTGCAGCTTTTGGGATTGCGTTATGTGGTGCTGACTTCTGTAGCCCGTGATGACTTGCCCGATCAGGGTGCAGGGCATTTTGTGAAGACGATCGCGACTATCCGCCAATTGAACCCAGAGACTCAAATTGAAGTGCTGACCCCAGATTTTTGGGGTGGTGCTGGTATTGGGGAATCAGGTCAACGTCAGCGGATAGAGATGATTGTGAAAGCCAAACCAGCTTGTTTCAATCACAATATTGAGACAGTGCGGCGGTTAACAGGGCCAGTGCGCCGGGGAGCCAAGTACGATCGCTCCCTGTTAGTGCTGGCTATGGTCAAAGAAATTGATTCGACCATTCCCACCAAATCAGGTTTGATGCTGGGACACGGAGAAACACTTGATGAAGTCATTGAAGCAATGACTGATTTAAGGGCTGTCGGGTGCGATCGCTTGACTATTGGTCAGTATATGCGTCCTTCCCTAGAACATTTGCCAGTCCAAAAATATTGGACTCCAGAGGAATTCGATCAACTCGGCAGATTAGCATGGGAAATGGGATTCAACCATGTTCGTTCTGGGCCTCTGGTTCGCAGTTCCTATCATGCTGGAGAAGAGGGAGCAGGGGAAGCAGGGGAGCAGGGGGCAGGGGGCAGGGGTTAA
- a CDS encoding response regulator, whose translation MASNKILVIDDTTVVRVKVREMLPPGNFEVLEAKDGVEGLNFILQEKLSLIMLDFLLPKMSGWEVFQKVQADPELRKIPLVIMSGRKEEVTEKITEPFEYFEFLGKPFDQKQLISAIKLAMTKAKQPRPELVAVGAAAAVKNGTVATLEVATATVAAPSIANVAVVTPSSGGVSDVEINALNEKIAKMQAEIDGLKKQLTQVVTFIKQKIK comes from the coding sequence GTGGCAAGCAACAAGATTTTAGTTATCGATGACACTACAGTTGTCAGGGTAAAAGTACGAGAAATGTTGCCTCCGGGCAATTTTGAGGTACTGGAAGCAAAAGACGGTGTGGAAGGATTAAATTTCATTCTTCAGGAAAAACTCAGCCTAATTATGCTGGATTTCCTGTTGCCTAAAATGAGTGGTTGGGAGGTTTTTCAGAAAGTTCAAGCCGATCCGGAGTTAAGGAAAATTCCTTTGGTGATCATGTCTGGTCGCAAGGAAGAGGTGACTGAAAAAATCACAGAACCCTTTGAATACTTTGAATTTCTGGGCAAACCTTTTGATCAAAAGCAACTAATTAGCGCAATTAAGTTAGCTATGACCAAGGCGAAACAGCCACGCCCAGAACTAGTAGCAGTGGGAGCAGCTGCGGCCGTTAAAAATGGCACAGTTGCAACACTAGAGGTTGCAACTGCTACAGTAGCAGCCCCTAGCATCGCCAATGTTGCAGTAGTAACCCCTAGTTCTGGAGGAGTCTCCGACGTAGAAATTAATGCGTTGAACGAGAAAATTGCCAAAATGCAGGCAGAAATTGATGGTTTGAAAAAACAGCTAACTCAGGTTGTGACTTTTATTAAACAAAAAATCAAGTAG
- a CDS encoding ATP-binding sensor histidine kinase: protein MLVLLDTLYSFPGYRITEQIYSGSKTLVYRGIREEDKKSVVLKLMRNEYPTFAEIAQFRNQYIITKNLDIPGIVKTYSLENYRNSYVLVMEDFGGIPLQDWRLEDKGKKENWLSLNEFFPIAIKIASTLERLHRDRIIHKDIKPANILINPTTDEIKLIDFSIATLLPREVQFLTNTNILEGTLAYISPEQTGRMNRGIDYRTDFYSLGVTFFQLLTGQLPFTSKDPTELVYSHIAKQPLKASRVNSNIPPILSEIISKLMAKNAEDRYQSALGLKHDLEVCQSQWQETGNIAPFELGVRDISDRFVIPEKLYGRQSEVETLLAAFKRVTTGATEMILVAGFSGIGKTAVVNEVHKPIVRQRSYFIKGKFDQFQRDIPLSGLVQAFRDLIEQLLSESDTQIQQWKAKILRELGTQTQVIIDVIPELEQIIGKQPPVRELSGSATQNRFNLLFQKFIQIFTGKERPLVIFLDDLQWADTASLKLIQLLMCGSTLSSLSEETEQLDENQGGLLLIGSYRDNEVSKAHPLYLTLQEIEQAAVNINTITLAPLNQGDLNHLIADTLHCPEVAAVPLTQMVFAKTKGNPFFSVQFLKALQDDGLIFLNLDVSHWQYDILKVKELALTGDVVEFIALQIEKLPIQTQKVLKFAACIGNQFDLKTLAIVNEKSVVDTASDLWQALLDGLVLPQTENYNIFSKDDANEFITHGIESTQFSISNLQLPKYKFVHDRVQQAAYSLIPEEQKKPIHLKIGLLLLNNIPVTEKEEKIFELVNQFNIAVEFISPQAKRDELAQMNLIAGRKALASTAYPAAVKYLTTGIQLLADNSWEMKYELILALYETAAEAAYLDGDFEQTEQLAEIVLLQGKTLVDKVKAYEVKIKASGAQNQALKGINTALAFLQLLGVEFPEHPSQSDVQLVMAEIASNLAGRDIEDLINLPEMTEAKTLAVMNILSSIHSLTYQAIPELFPLIIVKQINLSLQYGNAPLSAFAYVNYGIILCALVGDIESGYKFGKLAVNLLSRLQIKEISAKVLGSFLSLLRPCKEHAKEILKPLLQAYSIGIETGDLEYAAYSLHIYSYCSYFIGRELSELEQEMANYNNAIRQLKQKTVFQWSNIYRQSVLNLLGCAENSYYLIGEVYNEDKMLPIHLETKDGLGLLYLYVKKLHLCYLFQEFHQAVENATLAKKYLDTAIGHLVVPVFHFYDSLAGLAVYFEVSESEQKSILDRVQANQEKMDHWAHHAPMNYLHKYYLVEAERYRIGGQYLEAMEFYDRAIFLAKENEYVNEEALAQELTAKFYLEWGKHKIAQTYLTDAYYSYVRWGALAKVDDLAKRYPQLLAPIFQQEKLSIHSSEESTSFYNTSISSLSTLSNQQTVIASKTSISDSLDLAAFIKASQALSSEIELERLLSTLMEVVMENAGASKCALILSEGDNLALTVTTVCSSSNFDHTYTEFPSISLESSYDVPITLINYVKRSREILVIDDATTVSFLAGDSYILSEEPKSLLAIPLLNQGKLIGIIYLENNLTTGAFTRDRVEVLKLLTTQAAISLENAILYKNLAQAKESLEEYNHTLEEKVQERTQELNDKNYSLQQTLQELQRTQIQLIQSEKMSSLGQMVAGVAHEINNPINFIHGNINHASEYVKDLLDLVVLYQQEYPHPSPLVEEKSEEIDIDFLTEDLLKILDSMKIGSSRIRNIVLSLRNFSRLDESEMKPVDIHEGIDSTLMILQHRIQEKHNLTEIQVIKEYGKLPEIMCYPGQLNQVFMNILSNAIDALEESFVIGDPSLVNNKEQITKDIEASAVFDMVGQIHIFTERTDSNTAIIRIADNGSGMTKAVQQKIFDPFFTTKSVGSGTGLGLSISYQIIVDKHRGSLTCDSTLGKGTEFVIEIPMQQPDI from the coding sequence ATGTTAGTACTATTAGATACATTATATTCCTTTCCTGGCTATCGAATTACCGAGCAAATCTACTCAGGCAGTAAAACCTTAGTTTATCGGGGCATCAGAGAAGAAGATAAAAAATCAGTCGTTCTCAAATTGATGCGGAATGAATATCCTACCTTTGCGGAAATCGCCCAATTCCGAAATCAATATATCATCACCAAAAACCTTGATATTCCTGGCATAGTCAAAACCTATAGTTTAGAAAACTACCGTAACAGCTACGTCTTAGTGATGGAAGATTTTGGCGGCATTCCCCTCCAAGACTGGCGACTGGAGGACAAGGGGAAGAAGGAAAACTGGCTTTCTCTCAACGAGTTTTTCCCCATTGCGATTAAAATTGCTTCTACCCTTGAAAGACTACATCGCGATCGCATTATTCACAAAGACATCAAGCCTGCCAACATCCTCATAAACCCTACCACAGATGAAATAAAACTCATCGACTTTAGTATTGCCACCCTCCTACCAAGAGAAGTTCAATTTCTCACCAATACCAACATCTTAGAAGGCACTCTGGCTTATATTTCCCCAGAACAAACCGGCAGAATGAACAGAGGTATCGACTACCGTACTGATTTTTATTCCCTTGGTGTCACCTTCTTTCAACTCCTCACCGGACAGTTACCCTTCACCAGCAAAGATCCAACGGAGTTAGTTTACTCTCACATTGCCAAACAACCCCTAAAAGCCAGTCGGGTTAACTCTAATATTCCGCCAATTTTGTCTGAGATCATCAGCAAGCTGATGGCAAAAAATGCCGAAGACCGCTATCAGAGTGCTTTGGGATTAAAGCATGACTTAGAGGTGTGCCAAAGCCAGTGGCAAGAAACAGGAAATATTGCACCCTTTGAACTAGGCGTGAGAGACATCTCAGATCGTTTCGTAATCCCCGAAAAACTCTACGGTCGCCAAAGTGAAGTTGAAACCCTACTTGCGGCTTTTAAGCGCGTAACAACTGGGGCTACAGAAATGATATTAGTTGCGGGTTTCTCTGGCATTGGCAAAACTGCTGTGGTCAATGAAGTCCATAAACCTATTGTGCGGCAGCGTAGTTACTTCATCAAAGGAAAATTTGACCAGTTTCAACGCGATATTCCCTTATCAGGATTGGTACAAGCTTTTCGGGACTTAATCGAGCAACTCCTCTCAGAAAGTGATACCCAAATTCAACAATGGAAAGCCAAAATTCTGCGAGAATTGGGTACACAAACTCAGGTGATTATTGATGTAATTCCTGAACTTGAACAGATTATTGGCAAGCAGCCTCCAGTTAGAGAACTCTCTGGCAGTGCTACTCAAAATCGATTCAATTTATTGTTTCAAAAATTCATCCAAATCTTCACAGGGAAAGAACGCCCTCTAGTTATCTTTCTCGATGACTTGCAATGGGCAGATACAGCTTCTCTAAAATTAATCCAGTTATTAATGTGTGGAAGTACGTTGTCTTCTCTATCGGAAGAGACAGAACAATTGGATGAAAATCAGGGTGGTTTATTGTTAATTGGTTCCTATCGAGACAATGAAGTTTCCAAGGCACATCCGCTTTATTTAACATTACAGGAGATTGAACAAGCAGCAGTAAATATTAATACAATTACCCTAGCACCTTTAAATCAGGGTGATTTAAATCATCTCATTGCTGATACCCTTCATTGTCCTGAAGTCGCTGCGGTTCCTCTCACCCAGATGGTGTTTGCCAAAACTAAAGGTAACCCCTTCTTTTCTGTTCAATTTCTCAAAGCTTTACAGGATGATGGGCTAATTTTCTTAAATCTTGATGTTAGTCATTGGCAGTATGATATTTTAAAAGTCAAAGAATTAGCTCTCACAGGTGATGTCGTAGAATTTATCGCTCTGCAAATAGAAAAATTGCCAATACAGACCCAAAAAGTTCTAAAATTTGCTGCCTGTATTGGTAATCAATTTGACTTAAAAACTCTAGCGATCGTCAATGAAAAATCTGTAGTAGATACAGCATCAGACTTGTGGCAAGCATTACTTGATGGATTAGTTTTACCACAGACTGAAAATTACAACATATTTTCAAAAGATGATGCTAATGAATTTATTACTCATGGAATAGAATCTACACAATTTTCAATTTCTAATTTACAGCTACCTAAATATAAATTCGTACATGACCGGGTGCAGCAAGCTGCTTATTCTTTAATTCCTGAAGAACAAAAAAAGCCAATTCACTTAAAAATTGGACTACTGTTATTGAACAATATTCCAGTTACCGAAAAGGAAGAAAAGATTTTTGAGCTTGTCAATCAGTTTAATATTGCAGTGGAATTTATCTCCCCTCAAGCTAAACGAGATGAACTAGCCCAGATGAATCTGATTGCTGGACGTAAAGCCTTAGCATCAACAGCTTATCCCGCTGCTGTTAAGTATTTAACTACTGGTATTCAATTGCTAGCAGATAATAGTTGGGAGATGAAATATGAGCTAATCCTAGCTTTGTATGAGACAGCGGCAGAGGCCGCGTACTTGGACGGCGACTTTGAGCAAACCGAGCAATTAGCAGAGATAGTGTTGCTACAAGGGAAAACTCTTGTAGATAAAGTTAAAGCTTACGAGGTAAAAATTAAAGCATCTGGGGCACAGAACCAAGCACTCAAAGGAATTAATACTGCACTAGCCTTTTTGCAGCTTTTGGGAGTAGAGTTTCCTGAACATCCAAGCCAATCTGATGTTCAACTAGTAATGGCAGAAATAGCATCAAATCTGGCTGGTAGGGATATTGAAGATTTAATTAACCTGCCAGAAATGACAGAAGCTAAAACACTAGCAGTTATGAATATTTTATCGAGTATTCATAGTTTGACCTATCAAGCTATTCCTGAATTATTCCCACTGATTATTGTTAAACAAATCAACTTATCTCTACAATATGGTAACGCACCATTGTCTGCCTTTGCCTATGTTAATTATGGAATAATACTGTGTGCGCTAGTGGGAGATATTGAGTCCGGTTATAAATTTGGTAAACTAGCTGTAAATCTTTTATCTAGGTTACAAATTAAAGAAATTAGCGCGAAAGTTCTTGGATCTTTTCTTTCACTTCTTAGACCTTGTAAGGAACACGCCAAGGAAATATTAAAACCTTTGTTGCAAGCTTATTCTATCGGTATTGAAACAGGAGATTTAGAGTATGCAGCTTATTCTCTACACATTTATTCTTACTGCTCATATTTTATCGGTAGAGAACTTTCAGAGTTAGAACAAGAAATGGCAAATTATAATAATGCCATCAGACAACTCAAGCAAAAAACAGTATTCCAATGGAGTAATATTTATCGGCAGAGCGTATTGAATCTACTAGGGTGTGCAGAAAATTCCTATTATTTAATTGGTGAGGTTTATAACGAAGATAAAATGCTGCCGATCCATTTGGAAACTAAAGATGGACTTGGACTCCTATATCTCTATGTCAAAAAACTTCATCTCTGTTATCTATTTCAAGAATTTCATCAGGCAGTTGAAAATGCCACACTAGCGAAAAAGTATTTAGATACTGCAATAGGACATCTAGTTGTTCCAGTTTTCCATTTTTATGATTCTTTAGCAGGTTTAGCTGTGTATTTTGAGGTATCCGAATCTGAGCAAAAATCTATTCTCGATCGGGTTCAAGCCAATCAAGAAAAAATGGATCATTGGGCACATCATGCCCCAATGAATTATTTACACAAATATTATCTTGTAGAGGCTGAACGCTATCGGATTGGTGGTCAATATCTTGAAGCAATGGAATTTTACGATCGCGCCATCTTCCTTGCCAAAGAAAATGAGTATGTTAATGAAGAAGCCCTCGCTCAAGAACTTACCGCCAAGTTTTATTTAGAATGGGGTAAACATAAGATTGCCCAAACCTATCTAACAGATGCTTACTATAGCTATGTTCGCTGGGGAGCGTTAGCCAAAGTTGACGATTTGGCAAAACGCTATCCCCAATTACTGGCTCCTATATTTCAGCAAGAAAAACTGAGTATCCATTCCAGCGAGGAAAGCACTTCTTTCTACAACACATCCATATCATCTTTATCTACCCTGAGTAATCAACAAACTGTTATTGCCTCGAAGACAAGTATTTCTGATTCTCTGGATTTAGCCGCATTCATTAAAGCATCTCAAGCACTCTCTAGCGAAATCGAGCTTGAGCGACTACTTTCGACTTTGATGGAAGTTGTGATGGAGAATGCAGGAGCTTCTAAATGCGCTTTAATTTTAAGTGAAGGTGATAACTTAGCATTAACTGTTACAACGGTTTGTTCAAGTTCAAATTTTGACCATACCTACACAGAGTTTCCATCAATTTCTTTGGAGTCAAGTTATGATGTTCCCATTACTTTGATTAACTACGTTAAACGCTCCAGAGAAATTTTGGTGATTGATGATGCAACGACTGTTTCCTTTTTAGCAGGTGATAGCTATATTCTGAGTGAAGAACCTAAGAGTTTGTTGGCTATACCTCTTCTAAATCAAGGTAAATTGATTGGGATTATTTATCTAGAAAATAATTTGACGACAGGAGCATTTACACGCGATCGCGTAGAAGTACTCAAACTCCTCACCACTCAAGCAGCAATATCCCTAGAGAATGCTATCCTCTACAAAAATTTGGCACAAGCTAAAGAAAGTTTGGAAGAATACAACCATACTCTAGAAGAGAAAGTCCAGGAGAGAACGCAGGAACTCAACGATAAAAATTACTCTCTACAACAAACTCTACAAGAATTACAACGTACCCAAATCCAATTGATTCAAAGTGAAAAAATGTCTTCTTTGGGACAAATGGTAGCAGGAGTTGCCCATGAAATCAATAACCCTATTAACTTTATTCATGGCAATATTAATCATGCTAGTGAGTATGTCAAAGACTTGCTGGATTTGGTAGTTCTTTATCAGCAAGAATATCCTCATCCTTCGCCTTTAGTTGAGGAAAAATCTGAGGAAATTGATATAGATTTCCTCACAGAAGACTTACTAAAGATTCTAGATTCAATGAAAATTGGGAGTTCGCGTATCCGCAATATTGTTTTGAGCTTACGCAATTTTTCTCGTCTAGATGAATCTGAGATGAAGCCTGTAGATATTCATGAGGGAATAGACAGTACCTTAATGATTTTACAACACCGAATTCAAGAAAAACACAATCTTACTGAAATTCAAGTCATCAAAGAATACGGAAAATTACCGGAGATTATGTGTTACCCTGGTCAACTAAATCAGGTTTTCATGAATATCCTGAGTAATGCGATTGATGCTTTAGAAGAGTCATTTGTCATTGGTGATCCATCACTGGTAAATAATAAAGAACAAATCACAAAGGACATAGAAGCATCAGCAGTTTTTGATATGGTAGGACAAATTCACATCTTTACTGAACGAACAGATTCTAATACAGCGATAATTCGGATTGCCGATAATGGTTCTGGTATGACAAAAGCGGTGCAGCAAAAAATATTTGACCCATTTTTTACTACCAAGTCGGTAGGAAGTGGTACGGGGTTAGGGTTGTCAATCAGCTATCAGATTATTGTGGACAAACACAGGGGTAGTTTAACCTGTGATTCCACATTAGGAAAGGGGACTGAGTTCGTGATTGAGATACCGATGCAACAACCAGATATCTAG
- a CDS encoding cytochrome P450: MQLPNPLKTPSLLQKLQWITDPVSYMENAAQQYPDIFTGRIIAFGDTVVFVNHPQGIQEILTNDRKKFVAAGELNKITEPWLGKNSVLILDGSRHKQQRQLIMPSFHGERMQSYGQQIRNITENAFSQLLLNQPFLARNITQEISLQVMLQIVLGLYGGERFQKLKHSLPLLLNLSHSPITSSFFLLPFLQQDLGAWSPWGKFLRDRETTDQLFYAEIAERRQQPNSECVDILSLLILAQDETGQFMTDHELRDQLMTLIIGAYETTASVIASGLYWIHQKPLVREKLLQEVDTLGDSPDPMSIYRLPYLTAVCNEILRVSPVLPFCFPRVVQEPVKLLGHSLEPGTVLLPSIYLTHQREDLYPQPKEFRPERFLERQFSPYEFLPFGGGVRRCIGEALGLFQMKLVLATILSRYQLAVVNQQPERPQRRGFTLASASGVKMVITGRRREAQEPLVNKLIGI, from the coding sequence ATGCAACTACCTAATCCTCTCAAAACCCCTTCTTTGCTACAAAAGCTTCAGTGGATTACTGACCCTGTGAGCTACATGGAAAACGCAGCTCAACAATATCCCGACATTTTTACTGGTAGGATAATTGCCTTTGGCGATACTGTAGTATTTGTAAATCATCCTCAGGGAATCCAAGAAATTTTAACGAATGATAGAAAGAAATTTGTCGCTGCCGGTGAACTCAATAAAATTACTGAACCCTGGCTAGGAAAAAATTCAGTTCTCATACTTGATGGCAGTCGTCATAAACAACAACGACAATTGATAATGCCTTCTTTTCATGGAGAGCGAATGCAAAGCTATGGCCAACAAATCCGTAATATTACCGAAAATGCCTTTAGTCAGTTACTACTAAATCAGCCCTTTTTGGCTCGTAATATAACACAAGAAATATCTCTACAAGTTATGTTACAGATTGTCTTAGGGTTGTATGGGGGAGAAAGATTTCAAAAACTTAAGCATTCACTACCATTGCTGTTAAATCTCTCTCATTCACCTATCACTTCTAGTTTTTTCTTGCTCCCATTCTTGCAACAGGATTTAGGAGCTTGGAGTCCTTGGGGAAAATTTCTGCGCGATCGCGAGACAACCGATCAATTGTTCTACGCCGAAATTGCTGAACGCCGACAACAACCTAATTCAGAATGTGTCGATATCCTTTCCTTGCTGATCTTAGCTCAAGATGAAACTGGTCAATTTATGACAGATCATGAATTGCGCGATCAGCTAATGACCCTAATAATTGGCGCTTATGAAACTACGGCATCTGTAATAGCTTCGGGATTGTATTGGATTCACCAAAAGCCTCTAGTCCGTGAAAAACTGCTCCAAGAAGTGGACACTCTCGGTGATTCCCCAGACCCTATGAGCATTTATCGACTACCATATCTTACGGCTGTCTGTAATGAAATCTTGCGAGTTAGCCCTGTTTTACCGTTCTGTTTCCCAAGGGTAGTACAAGAACCCGTTAAACTCTTGGGACATTCTTTAGAGCCTGGAACAGTATTGCTTCCTAGTATTTATCTTACTCATCAACGTGAAGACTTATATCCCCAACCTAAGGAGTTTCGACCAGAACGTTTTCTAGAACGTCAATTTTCTCCTTATGAATTTCTGCCTTTTGGTGGTGGTGTCCGTCGTTGTATTGGTGAGGCTTTGGGTTTGTTTCAAATGAAATTAGTACTGGCAACCATCTTATCACGCTATCAGTTAGCAGTAGTTAATCAGCAACCTGAGCGGCCTCAGCGTCGAGGTTTTACCCTGGCATCTGCAAGTGGAGTCAAGATGGTAATTACAGGACGACGACGTGAGGCTCAAGAGCCTTTAGTGAATAAACTCATCGGCATTTAA